A genomic window from Micromonospora violae includes:
- a CDS encoding DUF72 domain-containing protein has translation MGDILVGTASWTDRTLLDSGWYPQTADTSEKRLAYYARQFPLVEVDATYYSPPAEATARLWAERTPAGFTFNIKAFSLLTGHPTRVSALYKDLRPETDKKNVYPDDLPAQSYEEVWTRFLSALDPLVEAGKLGALLFQFPPWFTIKRANKQYLLEVAKRCAPLRPVYEFRHASWFDGDNADETLTFLREHHLPYVCVDMPQGHRSSLPPVLAATADLAVMRFHGHSDKWTSKDIHEKFGYHYSKRELADWAPKLRELADEAGQTHVLMNNCYRDYAQTNAKTLADLLND, from the coding sequence ATGGGTGACATCCTCGTGGGCACCGCGTCCTGGACCGACCGCACGCTGCTGGACTCGGGGTGGTACCCGCAGACCGCGGACACCTCCGAGAAACGGCTGGCCTACTACGCCCGGCAGTTCCCGCTGGTCGAAGTGGACGCCACCTACTACTCGCCGCCCGCCGAGGCGACCGCCCGGCTGTGGGCCGAGCGCACCCCGGCCGGTTTCACCTTCAACATCAAGGCGTTCAGCCTGCTGACCGGGCACCCGACCCGGGTCAGCGCGCTCTACAAGGACCTGCGCCCGGAGACCGACAAGAAAAACGTCTACCCCGACGACCTGCCCGCGCAGTCGTACGAGGAGGTGTGGACGCGCTTCCTGTCCGCGCTGGACCCGCTGGTCGAGGCCGGCAAGCTGGGCGCGCTGCTGTTCCAGTTCCCGCCCTGGTTCACCATCAAGCGGGCCAACAAGCAGTACCTGCTGGAGGTGGCGAAGCGCTGCGCGCCACTACGCCCGGTGTACGAGTTCCGGCACGCCTCCTGGTTCGACGGCGACAACGCCGACGAGACCCTGACCTTCCTGCGCGAGCACCACCTGCCGTACGTCTGTGTGGACATGCCGCAGGGTCACCGCTCGTCGCTGCCCCCGGTGCTGGCCGCCACCGCGGACCTCGCGGTGATGCGTTTCCACGGCCACAGCGACAAGTGGACCAGCAAGGACATTCACGAGAAGTTCGGCTACCACTACTCCAAGCGGGAGTTGGCCGACTGGGCGCCGAAGCTGCGCGAGCTGGCCGACGAGGCCGGGCAGACCCACGTTCTCATGAACAACTGCTACCGCGACTACGCGCAGACCAACGCGAAGACCCTCGCGGATCTCCTCAACGACTGA
- a CDS encoding uridine kinase — MRIRPISPDLLVAELTGRLADAATRAATDPAGPARLRVAVDGAPAAGGDDLAAALVDPLRAQGRPVLHVRATDFLRPASLRFELGRTNPDSFYEAWVDEAGLRREVLDPAGPGGTGRLLPSLWDADADRASRARYVDLPPGGVVLVSGSLLLGGGLPFDVTVHLELSPAALRRRTEPPQQWALPAFDRYAEEVVPASFADVVVRADDPRRPALVEPGGNG, encoded by the coding sequence GTGCGCATCCGCCCCATCTCGCCCGACCTGCTCGTCGCCGAGCTGACCGGCCGGCTGGCCGACGCGGCGACCCGCGCCGCGACCGATCCCGCCGGGCCCGCCCGGCTGCGGGTGGCCGTGGACGGCGCCCCGGCCGCCGGCGGCGACGACCTGGCCGCGGCGCTCGTCGACCCGCTGCGCGCCCAGGGCCGCCCGGTGCTGCACGTGCGCGCCACCGACTTCCTCCGCCCCGCGTCGCTGCGCTTCGAGTTGGGCCGCACCAACCCGGACTCCTTCTACGAGGCCTGGGTCGACGAGGCCGGGCTGCGCCGCGAGGTGCTCGACCCGGCCGGTCCGGGGGGCACCGGCCGGCTTCTCCCGTCGCTCTGGGACGCCGACGCCGACCGGGCCAGCCGCGCCCGCTACGTCGATCTGCCGCCCGGCGGCGTCGTCCTGGTCAGCGGCTCGCTCCTGCTCGGCGGTGGCCTGCCCTTCGACGTCACCGTCCACCTGGAGCTGTCCCCGGCGGCGCTGCGCCGACGGACCGAACCACCCCAGCAGTGGGCGCTGCCGGCCTTCGACCGGTACGCCGAGGAGGTCGTCCCGGCGAGCTTCGCCGACGTGGTGGTACGCGCCGACGACCCCCGCCGACCAGCGCTCGTCGAACCCGGCGGGAACGGCTGA
- a CDS encoding cupin domain-containing protein codes for MTDLDPPGGHHGRPAVPSAEATALARCVSVEPAKFAAAHWGHTPLLSRAAELPNPAGFTDLLSPADADELLSRRGLRTPFLRVAKDGQLVAAARWTGGGGAGAEIGDQVLDERVLEQYTSGATLVLQGLHRLWPPLVDFARDLGLALHQPLQINAYLTPAGSQGFATHYDTHDVFVLQVDGRKHWRIHPPVLPDPLEKQQWGGRADEVGATAQGPAALDVVLAPGDALYLPRGWLHSAQAQDASSLHLTVGIRALTRYALVEELLTLAAEDQRLRASLPFGTDVADPDAIEPELTETVEALRDWLLRADPGAVAARLRQRAWPAARPAPIRPLAQAEALATLDADSWVTLRPGLRWQLVPHDADTVALRLFDRTITLPASCEPAARALLTGAVTRVGDLPGLPDDADRVTLARRLLREAVLVPA; via the coding sequence ATGACCGACCTCGACCCGCCGGGCGGCCACCACGGCCGCCCGGCGGTTCCGTCCGCCGAGGCCACCGCCCTGGCTCGCTGCGTCTCGGTCGAACCGGCCAAGTTCGCCGCCGCGCACTGGGGGCACACCCCATTACTGTCCCGCGCCGCCGAACTGCCCAACCCGGCCGGCTTCACCGACCTGCTCAGCCCCGCCGACGCCGACGAGTTGCTGAGCCGGCGCGGTCTGCGTACCCCGTTCCTGCGGGTCGCCAAGGACGGCCAGTTGGTCGCGGCGGCGCGCTGGACCGGCGGCGGCGGCGCGGGTGCCGAGATCGGCGACCAGGTGCTCGACGAGCGGGTCCTGGAGCAGTACACGTCCGGTGCCACCCTGGTATTGCAGGGACTGCACCGGCTCTGGCCGCCGCTGGTCGACTTCGCCCGCGACCTGGGTCTCGCGCTCCACCAGCCGTTGCAGATCAACGCCTATCTGACGCCGGCCGGCAGCCAAGGCTTCGCCACCCACTACGACACCCACGACGTGTTCGTGCTCCAGGTCGACGGCCGCAAACACTGGCGCATCCACCCGCCCGTGCTGCCCGACCCGCTGGAGAAGCAGCAGTGGGGTGGCCGCGCCGACGAGGTCGGCGCCACCGCCCAGGGCCCGGCCGCGCTCGACGTCGTGCTCGCCCCCGGTGACGCCCTCTACCTGCCTCGGGGGTGGCTGCACAGCGCGCAGGCGCAGGACGCCAGCTCACTGCACCTGACCGTGGGCATCCGCGCACTCACCCGCTACGCCCTGGTCGAGGAGTTGCTGACGCTGGCCGCCGAGGACCAGCGGCTGCGGGCCAGCCTGCCGTTCGGCACCGACGTCGCCGACCCGGACGCCATCGAGCCGGAGCTGACCGAGACGGTGGAGGCGTTGCGGGACTGGCTGCTGCGCGCCGACCCGGGCGCGGTCGCCGCCCGGCTGCGGCAGCGCGCCTGGCCGGCCGCCCGCCCAGCGCCCATCCGACCGCTCGCCCAGGCCGAGGCTCTGGCCACCCTGGACGCCGATTCCTGGGTCACCCTGCGGCCCGGTCTGCGCTGGCAGCTCGTGCCGCACGACGCGGACACGGTGGCGCTGCGGCTCTTCGACCGCACCATCACCCTGCCCGCGAGCTGCGAGCCGGCCGCCCGCGCGCTGCTCACCGGTGCCGTCACCCGGGTCGGTGACCTGCCCGGCCTGCCCGACGACGCCGACCGGGTCACCCTGGCCCGCCGACTGCTCCGCGAGGCCGTCCTGGTCCCGGCCTGA
- a CDS encoding winged helix-turn-helix domain-containing protein: MSVVAIPTRRHPGVRPARPRTSPTLTITLDLVPGPLSPRLARLVQLLGELAESGEGHLRAVEEAASGEGHLRALEATASGPRPATAEPSVAADHVRILAGSRMVRRGDRVIALTRIEYELLLFLAERPRRVFTRRQLLASVWGYEHAVARTVDVHVRRLRAKLAGSEIVTTVYGVGYRLADEAPISVDHRS, translated from the coding sequence ATGTCCGTCGTCGCGATCCCCACCCGCCGCCACCCCGGGGTGCGTCCGGCCCGTCCGCGCACCAGCCCGACCCTGACCATCACCCTCGACCTCGTCCCCGGGCCGCTGAGCCCTCGGTTGGCCCGACTGGTGCAGCTGCTCGGCGAGCTGGCCGAATCGGGCGAGGGCCACCTGCGCGCCGTGGAGGAGGCGGCGTCGGGGGAGGGCCACCTGCGCGCCCTGGAGGCGACCGCGTCGGGGCCGCGCCCCGCCACCGCCGAGCCGTCCGTCGCGGCGGACCACGTCCGCATCCTGGCCGGCTCGCGGATGGTCCGCCGGGGCGACCGGGTCATCGCACTGACCCGCATCGAGTACGAGCTGCTGCTGTTCCTGGCCGAGCGGCCCCGCCGGGTCTTCACCCGCCGACAACTGCTCGCCAGCGTCTGGGGCTACGAGCACGCGGTGGCCCGGACGGTGGACGTGCACGTCCGCCGGCTGCGCGCCAAGCTGGCCGGCTCGGAGATCGTCACCACCGTCTACGGGGTCGGCTACCGACTCGCCGACGAGGCCCCGATCAGCGTGGACCACCGCAGCTGA
- a CDS encoding signal peptidase I, whose protein sequence is MGETVYVGNAGVDGATNAGWLLGHFAPPGEIRHSTDVEVKWGVHPPGEARSRWATGEVRTTLLVLVEGCFRVELPDRTVRLGAPGDYVVWARGVDHSWFAERASVVLTVRWPSLPGYRVDPPVLR, encoded by the coding sequence ATGGGTGAGACGGTGTACGTGGGCAACGCGGGTGTCGACGGCGCCACCAACGCCGGTTGGCTGCTCGGGCACTTCGCGCCGCCGGGGGAGATCCGGCACAGCACCGACGTCGAGGTGAAGTGGGGCGTGCATCCGCCCGGGGAGGCCCGGTCGCGGTGGGCGACCGGCGAGGTGCGTACCACGTTGCTCGTCCTCGTCGAGGGCTGTTTTCGGGTGGAGTTGCCGGACCGGACGGTACGGCTGGGCGCGCCGGGCGACTACGTGGTGTGGGCTCGTGGTGTGGACCATTCCTGGTTCGCCGAGCGGGCGTCGGTGGTGTTGACGGTGCGCTGGCCCTCGCTGCCGGGCTACCGGGTGGATCCGCCGGTGCTGCGCTGA
- a CDS encoding rhodanese-like domain-containing protein, with protein sequence MQMTAEHCPVPVPPPGSRGIDEILAAARARLHRLDPERAHLAYRAGALLVDIRPAAQRAAHGLVPGSLIVERNVLEWRFDPRCPARLPQAVDYDVPVMILCQEGYTSSLAAAALQDVGLHRATDVVGGFAAWRIAGLPALGPTPLHHPSPLASPVNAGRARH encoded by the coding sequence ATGCAGATGACCGCCGAGCACTGTCCCGTCCCCGTCCCGCCGCCGGGCTCCCGGGGCATCGACGAGATCCTGGCCGCCGCGCGGGCCCGGCTGCACCGGCTGGATCCGGAGCGGGCGCACCTGGCGTACCGGGCCGGAGCGCTGCTGGTCGACATCCGCCCCGCCGCGCAGCGGGCCGCGCACGGCCTGGTGCCGGGCTCGCTCATCGTGGAGCGCAACGTGCTGGAGTGGCGCTTCGACCCGCGCTGCCCGGCCCGGCTGCCGCAGGCCGTCGACTACGACGTGCCGGTGATGATCCTCTGCCAGGAGGGCTACACCTCGTCGTTGGCCGCCGCCGCGTTGCAGGACGTCGGCCTGCACCGGGCCACCGATGTGGTCGGTGGGTTCGCCGCCTGGCGGATCGCCGGCCTGCCCGCCCTCGGCCCGACCCCACTGCACCACCCCTCACCCCTTGCGTCCCCGGTCAACGCCGGTCGGGCGCGCCACTGA
- a CDS encoding winged helix-turn-helix domain-containing protein, producing the protein MSVSPASSRAGWHTSQPAVPGRPPGGQRRPANTAAPVLTVTLSIPLACEESLTPAARRLLEAAREMLERGEGVIIGSVPAERRPDQPPASRTPARPLSSTIPALHILASSRSVLRDDEPLPLTRLEFDLLLHLVAHPRRVFTRLQLLNAVWGYEHAGVRTVDVHVRRLRGKVGVDVPLVTTVYGVGYRLADDARVTIDRTG; encoded by the coding sequence ATGTCGGTCAGCCCCGCCTCGTCGCGCGCCGGATGGCATACGTCCCAGCCCGCGGTGCCCGGTCGACCTCCCGGCGGGCAGCGTCGCCCGGCGAACACCGCCGCGCCCGTGCTCACCGTGACGTTGTCCATCCCGCTGGCCTGTGAGGAGTCGCTGACCCCGGCGGCCCGTCGGCTGCTGGAGGCCGCCCGCGAGATGCTGGAACGGGGGGAAGGCGTGATCATCGGTTCGGTCCCGGCCGAACGCCGCCCCGACCAGCCGCCCGCCAGCCGGACGCCGGCCCGCCCGCTCAGCTCGACCATCCCCGCCCTGCACATCCTCGCCTCGTCGCGCTCGGTGCTGCGTGACGACGAGCCGCTGCCGCTGACCCGGCTCGAGTTCGACCTGCTGCTGCACCTGGTCGCCCACCCGCGCCGGGTGTTCACCCGGCTGCAACTGCTCAACGCCGTCTGGGGCTACGAGCACGCCGGCGTACGCACCGTCGACGTGCACGTGCGGCGGCTGCGCGGCAAGGTCGGCGTGGACGTCCCGCTGGTCACCACCGTCTATGGCGTGGGCTACCGGCTGGCCGACGACGCCCGGGTCACCATCGACCGCACCGGCTGA
- a CDS encoding ankyrin repeat domain-containing protein, protein MFDLARAGSTEELAAQLDAGLPVNFTNDKGDTLLILAAYHAHPDTVQALLSRGADHSRANDRGQTALAAAVFRSSADAVRALLAAGADPAHGNPSAIETARFFELAEMTRLLRVG, encoded by the coding sequence ATGTTCGACCTGGCCCGCGCCGGCTCCACCGAGGAACTGGCGGCACAACTCGACGCCGGCCTGCCGGTCAACTTCACCAACGACAAGGGCGACACGCTGCTCATCCTGGCCGCGTACCACGCCCACCCGGACACGGTGCAAGCCCTGCTCAGCCGGGGTGCCGACCACTCCCGGGCGAACGACCGGGGGCAGACCGCGTTGGCCGCGGCGGTTTTCCGCAGCAGCGCCGACGCGGTCCGCGCGCTGCTCGCCGCCGGGGCGGACCCGGCACACGGCAACCCGTCGGCCATCGAGACCGCGCGCTTCTTCGAGCTGGCGGAGATGACGCGGCTGCTGCGCGTCGGCTGA
- a CDS encoding TraR/DksA family transcriptional regulator: MLVHDTVGTTRSQTEIDQIRQSLQARYDELTAEYDQAVLQSQVLRLVEVGDTAGDDQADSGTKTAERDTAQSLLRTILDRRAQYEHALGRLEEGTYGWCEGCAAAIPVERLEIFPSATTCVTCKQTRERRAA; the protein is encoded by the coding sequence ATGCTCGTCCACGACACGGTCGGTACGACCCGGTCCCAGACGGAGATCGATCAGATCCGACAGTCGCTCCAGGCGCGCTACGACGAGCTGACCGCGGAGTACGACCAGGCGGTGCTGCAGAGCCAGGTGTTGCGGCTGGTGGAGGTCGGCGACACCGCCGGCGACGACCAGGCCGACAGCGGCACCAAGACCGCCGAGCGGGACACCGCCCAGTCCCTGCTGCGCACGATCCTCGACCGCCGCGCCCAGTACGAGCACGCCCTCGGCCGGCTCGAAGAGGGCACCTACGGGTGGTGCGAGGGCTGCGCGGCGGCGATCCCGGTGGAGCGGCTGGAAATCTTCCCGTCCGCCACCACGTGTGTGACGTGCAAGCAGACTCGCGAACGGCGGGCGGCCTGA
- a CDS encoding DUF2267 domain-containing protein, translating into MADTMHSAFESSLDKTNLILKDIEDAYGWPKERRNQSYAALRTVLHLLRDRLAVDESVEFAQQLPVLVRGIYFDGWVPSDVPIKLNRDDFLYEVRQGFPYDAEGGAERVTQVVLDTLRRHVTQGEWEDVKDTMPKDLAKMMP; encoded by the coding sequence ATGGCTGACACGATGCACTCCGCATTCGAGTCCTCGCTGGACAAGACGAACCTCATCCTCAAGGACATCGAGGACGCCTACGGCTGGCCGAAGGAACGGCGCAACCAGTCGTACGCGGCCCTGCGCACGGTGCTGCACCTGCTGCGCGATCGGCTGGCGGTGGACGAGAGCGTCGAGTTCGCTCAGCAGTTGCCCGTGCTGGTCCGGGGCATCTACTTCGACGGCTGGGTGCCCTCCGACGTGCCGATCAAGCTCAACCGTGACGACTTCCTCTACGAGGTCCGCCAGGGCTTCCCGTACGACGCGGAGGGCGGCGCGGAGCGGGTGACGCAGGTGGTGCTGGATACGCTGCGCCGCCACGTCACCCAGGGCGAGTGGGAGGACGTGAAGGACACCATGCCCAAGGATCTCGCCAAGATGATGCCGTGA
- a CDS encoding cysteine dioxygenase translates to MTHHRPEPDLLTIAAGWADPAGWPVTLRFDPAARWYARLAVTDEHEVWALTWLPGQGTDLHDHGGSSGAFRVVSGALTEETVRAGRLRPRLLPAGVGRRFGPRHVHQVTNRGPAPAVSVHVYRPALLRMTRYHLLDGRLRVAEVAEAGRSW, encoded by the coding sequence ATGACGCACCACCGTCCGGAGCCTGACCTGCTCACCATCGCCGCCGGGTGGGCCGACCCGGCCGGCTGGCCGGTCACGCTGCGGTTCGACCCGGCCGCACGCTGGTACGCCCGCCTCGCCGTCACCGACGAGCACGAGGTCTGGGCGCTGACCTGGCTGCCGGGGCAGGGCACCGACCTGCACGATCACGGCGGCTCGTCCGGAGCGTTCCGGGTGGTCAGCGGCGCGCTCACCGAGGAGACGGTCCGCGCCGGCCGACTACGCCCCCGACTGCTGCCCGCCGGCGTCGGCCGCCGCTTCGGCCCCCGGCACGTGCACCAGGTGACCAACCGGGGTCCCGCGCCGGCGGTCAGCGTGCACGTCTACCGGCCGGCGCTGCTGCGGATGACCCGCTACCACCTCCTGGACGGTCGGCTGCGGGTCGCCGAGGTCGCCGAGGCCGGCCGGTCCTGGTAG
- a CDS encoding class I SAM-dependent methyltransferase: MISEHDAEDLIAEAAAAPVDGWGFGWLAGRATEERPPWGYARLVADRMAHADAALDVDTGGGEVLAEVPRPPKLLTATEAWPPNVEVARRTLRRVGASVVAVAPDGPLPFRDASFDLVVSRHPVRTDWVQTARVLRPGGTFLSQQIGAGTMRELSEAILGPLPPPTQRHPEHAVAAAEAAGLRVVDLRRATLRATFADIGAVVWFLRKVIWTVPGFTVDRYRGPLRDLHQRIANEGPFVAHAQRFLIEATRP; this comes from the coding sequence ATGATCAGTGAGCATGACGCCGAGGACCTGATCGCGGAGGCCGCGGCCGCGCCCGTGGATGGTTGGGGCTTCGGGTGGCTGGCCGGTCGGGCCACCGAGGAGCGTCCACCCTGGGGGTACGCCCGGCTCGTCGCCGACCGGATGGCGCACGCCGACGCGGCGCTGGACGTGGACACCGGCGGTGGGGAGGTGCTGGCCGAGGTGCCGCGCCCACCGAAGCTGCTGACGGCGACCGAGGCGTGGCCGCCGAATGTCGAGGTCGCCCGACGGACCCTGCGCCGGGTCGGCGCGTCGGTGGTGGCGGTCGCGCCGGACGGGCCGCTGCCGTTTCGTGACGCCTCGTTCGACCTGGTGGTGAGTCGGCATCCGGTGCGTACCGACTGGGTGCAGACGGCGCGGGTGCTGCGGCCGGGTGGGACGTTCCTGTCGCAGCAGATCGGGGCCGGCACCATGCGGGAGCTGAGTGAGGCGATCCTCGGGCCGTTGCCGCCGCCGACCCAGCGGCACCCCGAGCACGCGGTCGCCGCCGCCGAAGCCGCCGGACTGCGGGTGGTCGACCTGCGCCGGGCCACCCTGCGGGCGACCTTCGCCGACATCGGGGCGGTGGTCTGGTTTCTGCGCAAGGTGATCTGGACGGTGCCCGGGTTCACCGTCGACCGCTACCGCGGACCGCTGCGCGACCTCCACCAGCGCATCGCCAACGAAGGCCCCTTCGTCGCCCACGCTCAACGCTTCCTCATCGAGGCCACCCGCCCCTGA
- a CDS encoding helix-hairpin-helix domain-containing protein, translating to MTSSLDTLPKIGAPATRALHDAGYTALRQLAGVPRADLAKLHGMGPKALVTLQAALEEHGLGLG from the coding sequence ATGACCTCCTCTCTGGACACGCTCCCGAAGATCGGCGCGCCCGCCACCCGGGCCCTGCACGACGCGGGCTACACCGCGTTGCGCCAGCTCGCGGGCGTCCCCCGGGCGGACCTGGCCAAGCTGCACGGCATGGGCCCGAAGGCGCTCGTAACCCTCCAGGCCGCCCTCGAAGAGCACGGGCTCGGCCTCGGCTGA
- a CDS encoding DUF3500 domain-containing protein: MEDPLPEQMRAASIALLTALDPVALESVRYSFDDEAARRWLEYRPRPRPGVCLAELDIAGRKAAHRLLATALSPSAYAQAMAILSLEEVLDRTEGWQRGRHSADYWVAVFGDPARDDRWAWRLEGHHLSVNMTVVDGQVSPAPIFFGANPAAVRYAGRPVSRPLGVEEDLARALLDALGPAERAAAIIADEAPADIISATRGRVDAPLEPLGVPAQRLGPTGRALLDQVVALYLDRLPPELAIREARRIDGGELHFAWAGPTHPGRRHYYRVQGDDLLIEYDNTSADGNHAHTVLRRPASDFGSDALATHHQTHPH, from the coding sequence GTGGAAGATCCTCTGCCGGAGCAGATGCGGGCCGCCAGCATCGCGCTACTGACCGCGCTCGACCCCGTCGCCCTTGAGAGCGTCCGGTACTCGTTCGACGACGAGGCGGCCCGACGCTGGCTGGAATACCGGCCCCGCCCCCGGCCGGGTGTCTGCCTCGCCGAGCTCGACATCGCCGGCCGCAAGGCCGCGCACCGCCTGCTGGCCACCGCGCTCAGCCCTTCGGCGTACGCGCAGGCGATGGCGATCCTCTCGCTGGAGGAGGTGCTGGACCGGACCGAAGGCTGGCAGCGCGGACGCCACAGCGCCGACTACTGGGTGGCCGTGTTCGGCGACCCGGCGCGCGACGACCGCTGGGCGTGGCGCCTCGAAGGGCACCACCTGTCGGTGAACATGACAGTGGTGGACGGTCAGGTCTCCCCCGCCCCGATCTTCTTCGGCGCCAACCCCGCCGCGGTCCGCTACGCCGGTCGGCCGGTCTCCCGCCCCCTCGGCGTCGAGGAGGACCTGGCCCGAGCCCTGCTCGACGCGCTGGGCCCGGCCGAACGGGCCGCCGCGATCATCGCCGACGAGGCGCCGGCCGACATCATCAGCGCCACCCGGGGGCGGGTCGACGCGCCGCTGGAACCGCTCGGCGTACCGGCGCAGCGGCTGGGACCGACCGGCCGCGCGCTGCTCGACCAGGTGGTCGCCCTCTACCTTGACCGGCTGCCACCCGAGTTGGCCATCCGCGAGGCGAGACGGATCGACGGCGGCGAGCTGCACTTCGCCTGGGCCGGCCCGACCCACCCCGGGCGGCGGCACTACTACCGGGTGCAGGGCGACGACCTACTGATCGAGTACGACAACACCAGCGCGGACGGCAACCACGCGCACACCGTGCTGCGCCGCCCCGCCAGTGACTTCGGCTCCGACGCCCTAGCCACCCACCACCAAACCCACCCCCACTAG